Proteins encoded by one window of Sporichthya brevicatena:
- a CDS encoding cyclase family protein, translated as MVERVSDARMDALFEKVKNWGRWGDDDERGTLNLLTPEHTARAARNVVGRTVNCGRVLPVAPSVENPVPAQHMMILAGDARHGTGVPGAEACIDYIGLAFHGLGVSHLDALCHVFHEGVMYNGRPASDVMSTGATRNSVMAMAGGVASRGVLLDIPRTRGVDWLEPGDGVTPDDLDAACEAQGVQVGPGDILLVSTGRDARREAEGPWDPGHGLAGLDGECVPWLAERDIAMLGCDGANDIMPPNTNRWPLPIHVCCLVAMGVHLLDNLDLSGLAAVCEEERRWEFLFTVSPLQIQGGTGSPVNPVAVV; from the coding sequence ATGGTGGAACGCGTCAGCGACGCCCGCATGGACGCGCTGTTCGAGAAGGTCAAGAACTGGGGCCGCTGGGGTGACGACGACGAGCGCGGGACCCTCAACCTGCTGACGCCGGAGCACACGGCGCGGGCCGCCCGGAACGTCGTGGGCCGCACGGTGAACTGCGGGCGGGTGCTGCCGGTCGCTCCGTCGGTGGAGAACCCGGTCCCGGCGCAGCACATGATGATCCTCGCGGGCGACGCCCGGCACGGGACCGGCGTCCCGGGCGCCGAGGCGTGCATCGACTACATCGGGCTCGCCTTCCACGGGCTCGGGGTCTCCCACCTCGACGCGCTCTGCCACGTCTTCCACGAGGGCGTCATGTACAACGGGCGCCCGGCGTCGGACGTGATGAGCACCGGGGCGACGCGCAACAGCGTCATGGCGATGGCGGGCGGGGTCGCCTCGCGCGGCGTGCTCCTCGACATCCCGCGGACCCGCGGTGTCGACTGGCTCGAGCCCGGGGACGGCGTCACTCCGGACGACCTCGACGCGGCGTGCGAGGCCCAGGGCGTTCAGGTCGGTCCCGGGGACATCCTGCTGGTCTCGACAGGCCGCGACGCCCGCCGCGAGGCCGAGGGACCGTGGGACCCCGGGCACGGCCTGGCCGGTCTCGACGGTGAATGCGTGCCGTGGCTCGCCGAGCGGGACATCGCGATGCTCGGTTGCGACGGCGCCAACGACATCATGCCGCCGAACACGAACCGCTGGCCGCTGCCGATCCACGTGTGCTGTCTGGTCGCGATGGGCGTGCACCTGCTCGACAACCTCGACCTGTCCGGCCTGGCCGCGGTGTGCGAGGAGGAACGGCGCTGGGAGTTCCTGTTCACCGTCAGCCCGCTGCAGATTCAGGGTGGTACCGGTTCGCCGGTGAACCCGGTCGCGGTCGTGTAG
- a CDS encoding SDR family NAD(P)-dependent oxidoreductase: MIDLKGEIAVVTGGASGIGRGVVELLVQCGAVVAIVDRDADAMAVTLEGLGSAPEVAAFVTDVTVLDEVHEMRRQVLTDLGTPTILVNSVGWDRPMPFPDTDPAFWKEVLDLNLLSTLTVTHEFFGLMLEQARGGRIVNIASEAGRIGSLHEALYSSAKGAVIALTKALAREGARHAVTVNCVCPGVIDTPLYRSMPDPHAASRVRAIPMRRLGIPEDVAAAVVFLASPGAAYITGQVLSVSGGLTMVG, encoded by the coding sequence GTGATCGACCTCAAGGGCGAGATCGCGGTCGTCACCGGCGGTGCGTCCGGGATCGGCCGCGGTGTCGTCGAGCTGCTGGTGCAGTGCGGGGCCGTCGTCGCGATCGTCGACCGGGACGCCGACGCGATGGCGGTCACGCTCGAGGGCCTCGGGTCGGCACCGGAGGTCGCCGCCTTCGTCACCGACGTGACGGTGCTGGACGAGGTGCACGAGATGCGCCGGCAGGTCCTCACGGACCTCGGGACGCCGACGATCCTCGTCAACAGCGTCGGGTGGGACCGTCCGATGCCGTTCCCGGACACGGATCCGGCGTTCTGGAAGGAGGTCCTGGACCTCAACCTGCTCAGCACGCTGACGGTGACCCACGAGTTCTTCGGTCTGATGCTGGAGCAGGCGCGCGGCGGGCGGATCGTCAACATCGCCAGTGAGGCCGGCCGGATCGGCAGTCTCCACGAGGCGCTGTACTCCAGTGCCAAGGGAGCGGTGATCGCGTTGACCAAGGCGCTGGCCCGCGAGGGTGCACGACACGCGGTCACCGTGAACTGCGTCTGTCCCGGCGTCATCGACACACCGCTCTACCGGTCGATGCCCGACCCGCACGCCGCGTCCCGGGTCCGGGCCATTCCCATGCGGCGGTTGGGCATTCCGGAGGACGTCGCGGCCGCGGTCGTCTTCCTCGCCTCCCCGGGGGCCGCGTACATCACCGGGCAGGTGCTGTCGGTCAGCGGCGGCCTGACGATGGTCGGGTGA
- a CDS encoding VOC family protein, with protein sequence MALTPTKDSVDIGIVTNDPGPMLGFYRGVVGLVPDGETPLPGGVSYRLRCGTTVVKLLALRKPLPARSAPGGIYASTGLRYWTISVPDVTVLLADCETAGVPIAVPLTEYAPGRRMVIVEDPDGNWVEFVDARPN encoded by the coding sequence GTGGCACTGACGCCCACGAAGGACTCGGTCGACATCGGGATCGTCACCAACGACCCCGGACCGATGCTCGGCTTCTACCGCGGCGTGGTCGGGTTGGTCCCCGACGGGGAGACCCCGCTCCCCGGTGGCGTGAGTTACCGCCTCCGCTGCGGGACGACCGTGGTGAAGCTGCTCGCCCTGCGCAAGCCGCTGCCGGCCCGGTCGGCCCCGGGCGGGATCTACGCCTCCACGGGTCTGCGGTACTGGACGATCTCGGTCCCGGACGTGACGGTGCTGCTCGCCGACTGCGAGACGGCCGGGGTCCCGATCGCGGTGCCGTTGACCGAGTACGCGCCCGGCCGCCGGATGGTGATCGTCGAGGACCCCGACGGTAACTGGGTCGAGTTCGTCGACGCGCGCCCGAACTAG
- a CDS encoding CaiB/BaiF CoA-transferase family protein, giving the protein MAPSASADPPLTGVRVLELAGLGPVSFAGMMLADLGATVLRVDRPEPPAVPAEARRRVDVLGRGKQSVVLDLRAPGAADELLDLVASCDVLIEGYRPGVTERLGVGPGPCHERNPALVYVRLTGYGQEGPLAQEVGHDLNILAVSGVLDEVGRAGQAPTPPLNLVADYGGGGMLAVVGALAALTDARRTGRGRVVDAAMCDGAMLLASATYAFDPPGPRGTNLLDSGAPFYEVYETSDGQHVAVGALLDPFWRALLEVLGRADDPRWRDRRAADWPALKSELREIFAGRTRAEWLDAFAGTAACVSPVLRRDELADFPHHAARRALIEVDGVPVPAPAPRFAPPAEPA; this is encoded by the coding sequence GTGGCACCCTCAGCGTCCGCGGATCCTCCGCTCACCGGCGTCCGTGTGCTCGAACTGGCCGGGCTGGGGCCGGTCTCCTTCGCCGGGATGATGCTCGCCGACCTCGGGGCGACGGTGCTCCGCGTCGACCGCCCCGAACCGCCGGCGGTCCCGGCCGAGGCTCGCCGCCGGGTCGACGTCCTCGGCCGGGGCAAGCAGTCGGTCGTCCTGGACCTGCGGGCGCCGGGGGCGGCCGATGAGCTGCTCGACCTCGTCGCCTCGTGCGACGTGCTGATCGAGGGGTACCGACCCGGGGTGACCGAACGGCTCGGTGTGGGTCCGGGTCCGTGCCACGAACGCAATCCGGCCCTGGTCTACGTCCGCCTGACGGGCTACGGGCAGGAGGGGCCGTTGGCCCAGGAGGTCGGGCACGACCTGAACATCCTGGCCGTCAGCGGTGTGCTCGACGAGGTGGGGCGGGCGGGACAGGCCCCGACGCCGCCGCTCAATCTCGTCGCGGACTACGGCGGGGGCGGGATGCTCGCGGTGGTCGGTGCGCTCGCCGCGCTGACCGACGCCCGGCGGACCGGGCGTGGTCGCGTCGTGGACGCCGCCATGTGCGACGGCGCGATGCTGCTCGCGAGCGCGACGTACGCGTTCGACCCGCCGGGGCCGCGCGGGACCAACCTGCTCGACTCCGGGGCGCCGTTCTACGAGGTCTACGAGACCTCCGACGGGCAGCACGTCGCGGTGGGAGCGCTGCTGGACCCGTTCTGGCGCGCCCTGCTCGAGGTGCTCGGTCGGGCCGACGACCCGCGGTGGCGCGACCGGCGCGCGGCGGACTGGCCGGCGCTCAAGAGCGAGCTCCGGGAGATCTTCGCCGGGCGCACCCGGGCGGAGTGGCTGGACGCCTTCGCCGGGACCGCCGCCTGCGTGTCCCCGGTGCTGCGGCGCGACGAGCTCGCCGACTTCCCGCACCACGCCGCCCGCCGGGCGCTGATCGAGGTCGACGGAGTCCCGGTACCCGCCCCGGCTCCCCGCTTCGCCCCCCCCGCCGAACCTGCATAA
- a CDS encoding TIGR03617 family F420-dependent LLM class oxidoreductase, whose product MTEPRLRIDARLRNDLTTIAEDVRACDELGFDGAWNTETVNDPFVALTLAAEHSRQVEIGPSVAIAFARTPMTVAYPAWDLQRFSGGRFVLGLGSQIRPHVAKRFSMPWGRPAARMHEFVTALRAIWRTWETGERLDHRGEFYEHSLMTPNFTPAPNPYGPPKVFLAAVGPKMLQTTAEVADGLFVHSFCTERYLREVIRPTLERHRPDGAAPLEIAHSPFVALDEADREAVRRQISFYGSTPAYRPVLDLHGWGDLHDELNALSKQGRWDDMVPLVSDEVLDAMCASGTEEEVAAALHRQFSGLVDRIRFNRPGDIPSPRRFGGLLAALRAQS is encoded by the coding sequence GTGACCGAACCCCGGTTGCGGATCGACGCCCGGTTGCGCAACGACCTCACCACCATCGCCGAGGACGTCCGCGCCTGCGACGAGCTCGGCTTCGACGGGGCCTGGAACACCGAGACCGTCAACGACCCGTTCGTCGCGCTCACCCTCGCCGCGGAGCACTCCCGGCAGGTCGAGATCGGGCCGTCGGTGGCCATCGCCTTCGCCCGGACGCCGATGACGGTCGCCTACCCCGCCTGGGACCTGCAGCGGTTCTCCGGCGGCCGGTTCGTGCTCGGGCTCGGCAGTCAGATCCGCCCGCACGTGGCCAAGCGCTTCTCGATGCCGTGGGGACGACCGGCGGCCCGCATGCACGAGTTCGTCACCGCTCTGCGCGCGATCTGGCGGACCTGGGAGACCGGCGAGCGTCTGGACCACCGCGGGGAGTTCTACGAGCACTCCCTGATGACGCCGAACTTCACCCCGGCCCCGAACCCGTACGGACCGCCCAAGGTGTTCCTCGCCGCCGTCGGCCCGAAGATGCTGCAGACCACCGCCGAGGTCGCGGACGGGTTGTTCGTGCACTCGTTCTGCACCGAGCGCTACCTCCGCGAGGTCATCCGGCCGACGCTGGAGCGGCACCGTCCCGACGGGGCCGCACCGCTGGAGATCGCCCACTCCCCCTTCGTCGCGCTCGACGAGGCCGACCGCGAGGCGGTACGTCGCCAGATCTCCTTCTACGGCTCCACGCCCGCCTACCGCCCGGTGCTCGACCTCCACGGCTGGGGCGATCTCCACGACGAACTGAACGCGCTGTCGAAGCAGGGACGCTGGGACGACATGGTGCCGCTGGTGTCCGACGAGGTGCTCGACGCGATGTGCGCGTCCGGCACCGAGGAGGAGGTGGCGGCCGCGCTCCACCGGCAGTTCTCCGGCCTCGTCGACCGCATCCGGTTCAACCGCCCGGGTGACATCCCCTCACCCCGACGCTTCGGCGGTCTGCTCGCCGCCCTCCGCGCTCAGTCGTGA
- a CDS encoding mycofactocin-coupled SDR family oxidoreductase, which yields MGLLDGKVALVTGAARGQGRAHALTCAREGADVIAVDVPDDLPSVPYPLGTAEELAETARGVEEHDRRVLTAAADVRDQAALDAVVAQGVAEFGRIDILVANAGIWTRAPFWELTDAQWEEMLAVNLTGVWHSAKAVAPHMMERRAGSIVVISSANGVEPGQNYAHYCAAKHGVVGLMKNIALELAPFGVRCNAICPGAIDTPMVNQPAVYDMFAGREGGTREDMLAGGHAFHALRGTGFLDPQVIADAALFLNSDLAAAITGATLPVEAGHLLLPGLNLAPVTA from the coding sequence ATGGGACTTCTCGACGGCAAGGTCGCGCTGGTGACCGGAGCGGCCCGGGGGCAGGGGCGGGCGCACGCCCTCACCTGTGCCCGCGAGGGCGCGGACGTCATCGCGGTGGACGTCCCCGACGACCTGCCCTCGGTGCCGTACCCGCTCGGGACCGCGGAGGAGCTCGCCGAGACCGCCCGGGGCGTCGAGGAGCACGACCGCCGGGTCCTCACGGCGGCGGCCGACGTCCGGGACCAGGCGGCCCTCGACGCCGTCGTCGCGCAGGGCGTGGCGGAGTTCGGCCGGATCGACATCCTGGTCGCGAACGCCGGCATCTGGACCCGCGCGCCGTTCTGGGAACTCACCGACGCGCAGTGGGAGGAGATGCTCGCGGTCAACCTCACGGGTGTGTGGCACAGCGCCAAGGCGGTCGCCCCGCACATGATGGAGCGCCGGGCCGGGTCGATCGTCGTCATCTCCTCGGCCAACGGCGTCGAACCCGGCCAGAACTACGCGCACTACTGCGCGGCGAAGCACGGGGTGGTCGGACTGATGAAGAACATCGCGCTCGAGCTCGCCCCGTTCGGGGTCCGCTGCAACGCGATCTGCCCGGGCGCGATCGACACCCCGATGGTCAACCAGCCGGCGGTCTACGACATGTTCGCCGGACGCGAGGGCGGCACGCGCGAGGACATGCTCGCGGGCGGCCACGCCTTCCACGCCCTGCGCGGCACCGGGTTTCTCGACCCCCAGGTGATCGCCGACGCCGCCCTGTTCCTCAACTCGGACCTGGCCGCCGCGATCACCGGGGCCACCCTGCCCGTCGAGGCCGGCCACCTGCTCCTGCCCGGGCTCAACCTGGCCCCGGTGACGGCGTGA
- a CDS encoding acetyl/propionyl/methylcrotonyl-CoA carboxylase subunit alpha, translated as MTFRPVRKLLVANRGEIAVRVQRTAHDLGIATVAVYSDPDADAPFVALADEAVRLPGATPAETYLRGDSVIAAARSTGADAVHPGYAFLSENSGFARDCQDAGLTFVGPSPAAIAAMGSKLEAKAVMAAAGVPVLPGATVGPGDDARAAADRIGYPVLVKAAFGGGGRGMRVVRNPDELAGALEQAAREAASAFGDGTVFLERYVERPRHVEVQILGDHHGTVVSLFERDCSIQRRHQKIVEECPSPAVDAQLRADLGAAAVAAGRAIGYTNAGTVEFLLEESGAFHFLEVNARLQVEHPVTEMVTGLDLVALQLQVAEGRPLPESVRAARLDGHAIEVRLYAEDVPAGFLPTTGTLDRFHVPTPAGVRVDAGVSDGSVVGPHYDAMLAKVVAHGGTRDEAARRLARVLARAELHGVVTNRDLLVGLLGDEEFLAGRADTGYLDRHPELTNPQSGAAARIHATVAALARQARNRSAAPALAGFPSGWRNVPAPPQSVSYAVGDRTYAVTYTFHDRGAFGRDVDVAVDGEALPCRLVTAVPERVVLESGGVRRSYRVHTVGDRTYVDGPDGAATLVELPRLPEPGSVAAPGSLLAPMPGTVVRVLAATGESVTPGQALVVLEAMKMEHTVTAPAAGTLSRLTVSPGDQVQPQQLIAVIDEQQPEHAA; from the coding sequence ATGACGTTCCGTCCTGTCCGTAAGCTCCTCGTCGCGAACCGCGGGGAGATCGCCGTCCGCGTCCAGCGCACCGCGCACGACCTCGGGATCGCCACCGTCGCCGTGTACTCGGACCCGGATGCGGACGCCCCGTTCGTGGCGCTGGCCGACGAGGCGGTCCGCCTGCCCGGCGCCACCCCGGCCGAGACCTATCTGCGCGGGGACTCGGTGATCGCCGCCGCGCGCAGCACGGGCGCGGACGCCGTCCATCCCGGCTACGCCTTCCTGTCCGAGAACTCCGGGTTCGCCCGCGACTGCCAGGACGCCGGGCTGACCTTCGTCGGTCCGTCCCCCGCGGCCATCGCGGCCATGGGGTCCAAGCTGGAGGCCAAGGCCGTCATGGCCGCCGCCGGCGTCCCGGTGCTCCCGGGCGCGACCGTGGGACCCGGGGACGACGCCCGGGCGGCGGCCGACCGGATCGGCTACCCGGTCCTCGTCAAGGCCGCCTTCGGCGGCGGTGGCCGCGGCATGCGCGTCGTGCGGAACCCGGACGAGTTGGCCGGCGCCCTCGAGCAGGCCGCGCGTGAGGCCGCCTCGGCCTTCGGGGACGGCACGGTCTTCCTCGAGCGGTACGTCGAGCGGCCCCGGCACGTGGAGGTGCAGATCCTCGGCGACCACCACGGCACGGTCGTCTCCCTGTTCGAGCGGGACTGCTCGATCCAGCGCCGGCACCAGAAGATCGTCGAGGAGTGCCCCTCCCCCGCGGTCGACGCGCAGCTGCGCGCGGACCTCGGTGCGGCGGCCGTCGCGGCGGGCCGGGCGATCGGTTACACCAACGCCGGGACCGTCGAGTTCCTCCTCGAAGAGAGCGGGGCGTTCCACTTCCTCGAGGTCAACGCCCGCCTGCAGGTCGAGCACCCCGTGACCGAGATGGTCACCGGGCTCGACCTGGTCGCGCTCCAGCTCCAGGTCGCGGAGGGCCGTCCGCTGCCGGAGAGTGTGCGGGCCGCGCGCCTCGACGGCCACGCGATCGAGGTCCGCCTCTACGCCGAGGACGTCCCGGCCGGGTTCCTCCCGACCACCGGCACCCTCGACCGGTTCCACGTCCCCACCCCGGCCGGGGTTCGCGTGGACGCCGGGGTGTCGGACGGCTCCGTCGTCGGCCCGCACTACGACGCCATGCTCGCGAAGGTCGTCGCCCACGGCGGGACCCGGGACGAGGCCGCGCGACGACTGGCTCGTGTCCTCGCCCGGGCCGAGCTCCACGGCGTCGTCACCAACCGCGACCTGCTCGTGGGCCTCCTCGGCGACGAGGAGTTCCTCGCCGGACGCGCCGACACCGGATACCTGGACCGTCACCCGGAGCTGACGAACCCTCAGTCCGGCGCGGCGGCTCGCATCCACGCCACGGTGGCGGCGTTGGCCCGTCAGGCCCGCAACCGCTCCGCGGCCCCGGCGCTCGCCGGGTTCCCGTCGGGCTGGCGCAACGTGCCCGCCCCGCCGCAGTCGGTCTCCTACGCCGTCGGCGACCGGACGTACGCGGTCACCTACACGTTCCACGACCGCGGTGCCTTCGGCCGGGACGTGGACGTCGCGGTCGACGGCGAGGCTCTCCCCTGCCGGCTCGTCACCGCCGTCCCCGAACGGGTCGTGCTGGAGAGCGGCGGGGTCCGCCGGAGCTACCGCGTCCACACCGTCGGCGACCGCACCTACGTCGACGGACCGGACGGCGCCGCCACTCTGGTGGAACTGCCGCGACTGCCCGAACCCGGGTCCGTCGCGGCCCCGGGCTCCCTGCTCGCCCCCATGCCCGGGACGGTCGTCCGCGTGCTCGCCGCGACCGGCGAGTCCGTGACGCCGGGTCAGGCCCTCGTCGTGCTGGAGGCGATGAAGATGGAGCACACCGTCACCGCGCCCGCCGCCGGAACGCTGAGCCGCCTCACCGTCTCCCCCGGCGACCAGGTGCAGCCCCAGCAACTGATCGCCGTCATCGACGAGCAGCAACCCGAACACGCAGCCTGA
- a CDS encoding acyl-CoA carboxylase subunit beta has product MTVLRSALDLTSETYTSNRAHQLELLTALTEQLAVAAAGGGESALRRHRERGKLPVRERIALLLDPDSPFLELSTLAAWGTSFTVGASTVTGIGVVSGVECVVVGHDPTVRGGAMNPYSLRKILRALEIARINRLPVVNLVESAGADLPTQADLFVPGGRIFHELTELSALAIPTVALVFGNSTAGGAYVPAMCDYAVLVDRQAKVFLGGPPLVRMATGEESDDESLGGAEMHSRISGLSDHLAADELDAIRLGRQIVARLGWRKQGPPPAPHVRDPRYDPDEILGIVSADPKIPFDPREVIARTVDDSDFDEYKPLYGTSLVTGWATLHGYPVGILANHRGVLFSEEAKKATEFILLANASDVPLVFLQNTTGYMVGRRYEEGGIVKDGAKMINAVTNSTVPHLTVNMASSFGAGNYGMAGRAFDPRLLFSWPGARLAVMGATQLAGVLSLVGRASAAAQGRPFDEEADADRTRAIEAQIDGESHAFAVSSRLYDDGVVDPRDTRTVLGMALSAAHSGPVSGRRGFGVFRM; this is encoded by the coding sequence ATGACCGTGCTGCGGTCTGCGCTCGACCTGACGTCCGAGACGTACACGTCCAACCGCGCCCACCAGCTCGAGCTGCTCACCGCCTTGACGGAGCAGCTCGCGGTCGCCGCGGCCGGCGGCGGCGAGAGCGCCCTCCGGCGGCACCGGGAACGGGGGAAGCTGCCGGTCCGGGAGCGCATCGCCCTGCTGCTCGATCCGGACTCCCCCTTCCTCGAGCTCTCGACCCTCGCCGCGTGGGGCACCTCCTTCACGGTCGGCGCCTCGACGGTCACCGGGATCGGGGTGGTGTCCGGCGTCGAGTGCGTCGTCGTCGGACACGACCCGACCGTGCGCGGCGGGGCGATGAACCCCTACTCCCTGCGCAAGATCCTGCGCGCGCTGGAGATCGCCCGCATCAACCGGCTGCCGGTCGTCAACCTGGTGGAGTCCGCCGGGGCGGACCTGCCGACGCAGGCCGACCTGTTCGTCCCCGGTGGGCGGATCTTCCACGAGCTCACCGAGCTCTCCGCCCTCGCGATCCCGACGGTCGCGCTCGTCTTCGGAAACTCCACCGCCGGCGGTGCGTACGTGCCGGCGATGTGCGACTACGCCGTTCTCGTGGACCGGCAGGCGAAGGTCTTCCTCGGCGGCCCGCCGTTGGTCCGCATGGCGACCGGCGAGGAGTCCGACGACGAGTCACTCGGCGGCGCCGAGATGCACTCACGGATCTCCGGCCTCTCCGACCACCTGGCGGCCGACGAACTCGACGCGATCCGGCTGGGCCGGCAGATCGTCGCACGCCTCGGCTGGCGCAAGCAGGGTCCGCCGCCCGCCCCGCACGTGAGGGATCCCCGGTACGACCCGGACGAGATCCTCGGCATCGTCTCGGCCGACCCGAAGATTCCCTTCGACCCGCGGGAGGTGATCGCCCGCACCGTCGACGACTCCGACTTCGACGAGTACAAGCCGCTCTACGGCACGTCCCTCGTCACCGGGTGGGCGACGCTGCACGGGTACCCGGTCGGAATCCTCGCGAATCACCGCGGGGTGCTGTTCAGCGAGGAGGCGAAGAAGGCCACCGAGTTCATCCTGCTCGCGAACGCCTCCGACGTCCCCCTGGTCTTCCTCCAGAACACGACCGGCTACATGGTCGGTCGGCGCTACGAGGAGGGCGGCATCGTCAAGGACGGCGCGAAGATGATCAACGCCGTCACCAACAGCACGGTCCCGCACCTGACCGTGAACATGGCCTCGTCGTTCGGAGCCGGGAACTACGGCATGGCGGGGCGCGCCTTCGACCCACGCCTCCTGTTCTCCTGGCCGGGGGCGCGGCTCGCCGTCATGGGGGCGACCCAGTTGGCCGGGGTGCTCTCGCTCGTCGGCCGGGCCTCCGCCGCCGCGCAGGGACGGCCCTTCGACGAGGAGGCCGACGCCGACCGCACGCGAGCGATCGAGGCACAGATCGACGGCGAGTCACACGCGTTCGCCGTCTCCTCCCGGCTCTACGACGACGGCGTCGTCGACCCGCGGGACACCCGCACGGTGCTCGGGATGGCCCTGTCGGCTGCCCACTCGGGCCCGGTCAGCGGACGCCGCGGCTTCGGCGTCTTCCGGATGTGA
- a CDS encoding GntR family transcriptional regulator, translating to MAAIEPAPPQRTTTVERAISEIRALLRSRQLVPGQQVRQEALAGRLGVSRIPVREALKALAAEGILDHEPNVGYTVARLNAAELAQIYLMRRALETEVLRALPRLTSLQVKELAALNDAIGEAVERADVAEILATNQAFHFAVFGLSGLDLVVAEIEKLWRRSEPYRTLHLYDSDGRKRIVREHRRMITALRQGDHEQVVALMDAHRDLTVSDLHAALASPSS from the coding sequence ATGGCCGCGATCGAACCCGCTCCCCCGCAGCGGACCACGACGGTGGAGCGCGCGATCTCCGAGATTCGCGCCCTGCTCCGGAGCCGTCAGCTCGTGCCGGGGCAGCAGGTCCGCCAGGAGGCCCTCGCCGGCCGCCTGGGGGTGAGCCGGATCCCGGTCCGCGAGGCACTCAAGGCGCTGGCGGCCGAGGGCATCCTCGACCACGAACCCAACGTCGGCTACACGGTCGCCCGGCTGAACGCGGCCGAGCTCGCCCAGATCTACCTGATGCGCCGGGCCCTGGAGACCGAGGTGCTGCGCGCGCTCCCCCGTCTAACATCGCTGCAGGTCAAGGAACTTGCGGCACTCAACGACGCCATCGGCGAGGCCGTCGAGCGCGCGGACGTCGCGGAGATTCTCGCCACCAACCAGGCCTTCCACTTCGCGGTGTTCGGCCTGTCCGGCCTCGACCTCGTCGTGGCCGAGATCGAGAAGCTGTGGCGCCGCAGCGAGCCGTACCGGACGCTGCACCTCTACGACAGCGACGGGCGCAAGCGGATCGTCCGCGAACACCGCCGGATGATCACCGCACTGCGCCAGGGCGACCACGAGCAGGTCGTCGCCCTGATGGACGCGCACCGCGACCTCACCGTGAGCGACCTCCACGCTGCACTCGCGTCACCGTCCAGCTGA